In one Camelus ferus isolate YT-003-E chromosome 14, BCGSAC_Cfer_1.0, whole genome shotgun sequence genomic region, the following are encoded:
- the EXOSC8 gene encoding exosome complex component RRP43 yields MAAGFKTVEPLEYYRRFLKENCRPDGRELGEFRTTTVNIGSIGTADGSSLVRLGNTTVICGIKAEFGAPPADAPDKGYVVPNVDLSPLCSSRFRSGPPGEEAQVASQFIADVIENSQIIQKEDLCISPGKLAWVLYCDLICLNHDGNILDACTFALLAALKNVRLPEVTINEETALAEVNFKKKSHLNIRTHPVATSFAVFDDTLLIVDPTEEEEHLATGTLTVVMDEEGKLCCLHKPGGSGLTGAKLQDCMSRAVTRHKEVKKLMDEVFKSMKPK; encoded by the exons ATGGCGGCCGGGTTCAA AACTGTGGAACCTCTGGAGTATTACAGGAGATTTTTG aAGGAGAACTGCCGTCCTGATGGAAGAGAACTTGGTGAATTCAGAACCACAACTGTCAACATAG GTTCAATTGGTACCGCAGATGGGTCTTCTTTAGTGAGGCTGGGAAATACTACAGTAATTTGTGGAATAAAAGCG GAATTTGGAGCACCACCAGCAGATGCCCCTGATAAGGGATATGTTG TTCCGAATGTGGATCTGTCACCTCTGTGTTCATCGAGATTTCGGTCTGGACCTCCTGGAGAAGAGGCCCAAGTGGCCAGCCAGTTCATTGCAGATGTCATTGAAAA TTCACAGATAATTCAGAAAGAGGACTTATGCATTTCTCCAGGAAAG CTTGCTTGGGTTCTATACTGTGATCTCATTTGCCTCAACCACGATGGAAACATTCTGGATGCCTGCACATTTGCTTTGTTAGcagctttaaaaaatg TACGGTTGCCTGAAGTTactataaatgaagaaactgcttTAGCAgaggttaattttaaaaagaaaagtcatttgaaTATTAGAACTCATCCAGTTGCAACTTCCTTTGCTGTGTTTGACGA cactcTGCTTATAGTTGACCCTACTGAAGAGGAGGAACATCTGGCAACTGGAACCTTAACAGTAGTAATGGATGAAGAAGGCAAACTATGTTGTCTTCACAAACCAG GTGGAAGTGGACTGACTGGAGCTAAACTTCAGGACTGTATGAGCCGAGCAGTTACAAgacacaaagaagtaaaaaaactGATGGATGAAGTATTTAAAAGTATGAAACCCAAATAA